One Oncorhynchus clarkii lewisi isolate Uvic-CL-2024 chromosome 28, UVic_Ocla_1.0, whole genome shotgun sequence genomic region harbors:
- the LOC139387206 gene encoding tubulin beta-2A chain-like isoform X1 produces the protein MREIVHIQAGQCGNQIGAKFWEVISDEHGIDPTGSYQGDSDLQLERINVYYNEASGNKFVPRAILVDLEPGTMDSVRSGPFGQLFRPDNFVFGQSGAGNNWAKGHYTEGAELVDSVLDVVRKESENCDCLQGFQLTHSLGGGTGSGMGTLLISKIREEYPDRIMNTFSVMPSPKVSDTVVEPYNATLSVHQLVENTDETFSIDNEALYDICFRTLKLTTPTYGDLNHLVSATMSGVTTCLRFPGQLNADLRKLAVNMVPFPRLHFFMPGFAPLTSRGSQQYRALSVPELTQQMFDAKNMMAACDPRHGRYLTVAAIFRGRMSMKEVDEQMLSVQNKNSSYFVEWIPNNVKTAVCDIPPRGLKMSATFIGNSTAIQELFRRISEQFTAMFRRKAFLHWYTGEGMDEMEFTEAESNMNDLVSEYQQYQDATADEVGEYEEDELEDADQDVQQHHDVRH, from the exons ATGAGGGAGATTGTTCATATCCAGGCCGGGCAATGTGGAAACCAGATTGGTGCCAAA TTCTGGGAGGTCATAAGTGACGAACACGGCATCGACCCCACCGGAAGTTACCAAGGTGACAGTGACCTGCAGCTGGAGAGGATAAACGTGTACTACAATGAAGCATCgg GTAACAAGTTTGTCCCCCGGGCAATCCTGGTGGATCTGGAGCCAGGCACCATGGATTCTGTACGCTCCGGGCCCTTCGGCCAGCTCTTCAGACCAGACAACTTTGTCTTTG GTCAGAGTGGAGCTGGTAACAACTGGGCTAAAGGCCACTACACAGAGGGAGCAGAGCTGGTAGACTCTGTCCTGGATGTAGTCAGGAAGGAGTCTGAGAACTGTGACTGCCTCCAGGGCTTCCAGCTCACCCACTCCCTGGGAGGGGGCACCGGCTCTGGCATGGGCACCCTGCTCATCAGCAAGATCCGCGAGGAGTACCCTGACCGCATCATGAACACCTTCAGTGTCATGCCCTCACCCAAGGTGTCCGACACGGTGGTGGAGCCCTACAACGCCACCCTGTCAGTCCACCAGCTGGTGGAGAACACTGATGAGACCTTCAGCATCGACAACGAGGCTCTCTATGACATCTGCTTTCGTACCCTCAAACTCACCACACCCACCTACGGAGACCTCAACCACTTGGTGTCGGCCACCATGAGCGGGGTCACCACCTGCTTGCGCTTCCCCGGTCAGCTCAATGCCGACCTCCGCAAACTAGCCGTCAACATGGTGCCCTTCCCCCGCCTCCACTTCTTCATGCCCGGCTTTGCCCCTCTGACCAGCAGGGGGAGCCAGCAGTACCGTGCCCTCTCCGTGCCCGAACTGACCCAGCAGATGTTTGACGCCAAAAACATGATGGCCGCCTGCGACCCTCGCCACGGCCGCTACCTCACTGTTGCCGCCATCTTCCGCGGGCGCATGTCCATGAAGGAGGTGGACGAGCAGATGTTGAGCGTGCAGAACAAGAACAGCAGCTACTTCGTAGAGTGGATCCCCAACAACGTGAAGACGGCCGTCTGCGACATCCCGCCCCGTGGCCTTAAGATGTCCGCCACCTTCATCGGCAACAGCACGGCCATCCAGGAGCTGTTCAGGAGGATCTCTGAGCAGTTCACTGCCATGTTCCGCCGTAAGGCCTTCCTTCACTGGTACACCGGAGAGGGTATGGACGAGATGGAGTTCACTGAGGCTGAGAGCAACATGAATGATCTGGTGTCTGAGTACCAGCAGTACCAGGACGCCACTGCTGACGAAGTGGGCGAGTACGAGGAAGACGAGTTGGAGGATGCGGATCAGGATGTCCAGCAGCACCATGATGTCCGCCACTGA
- the LOC139387206 gene encoding tubulin beta-2A chain-like isoform X2, whose amino-acid sequence MRTAAGNKFVPRAILVDLEPGTMDSVRSGPFGQLFRPDNFVFGQSGAGNNWAKGHYTEGAELVDSVLDVVRKESENCDCLQGFQLTHSLGGGTGSGMGTLLISKIREEYPDRIMNTFSVMPSPKVSDTVVEPYNATLSVHQLVENTDETFSIDNEALYDICFRTLKLTTPTYGDLNHLVSATMSGVTTCLRFPGQLNADLRKLAVNMVPFPRLHFFMPGFAPLTSRGSQQYRALSVPELTQQMFDAKNMMAACDPRHGRYLTVAAIFRGRMSMKEVDEQMLSVQNKNSSYFVEWIPNNVKTAVCDIPPRGLKMSATFIGNSTAIQELFRRISEQFTAMFRRKAFLHWYTGEGMDEMEFTEAESNMNDLVSEYQQYQDATADEVGEYEEDELEDADQDVQQHHDVRH is encoded by the exons ATGAGGACAGCAGCAG GTAACAAGTTTGTCCCCCGGGCAATCCTGGTGGATCTGGAGCCAGGCACCATGGATTCTGTACGCTCCGGGCCCTTCGGCCAGCTCTTCAGACCAGACAACTTTGTCTTTG GTCAGAGTGGAGCTGGTAACAACTGGGCTAAAGGCCACTACACAGAGGGAGCAGAGCTGGTAGACTCTGTCCTGGATGTAGTCAGGAAGGAGTCTGAGAACTGTGACTGCCTCCAGGGCTTCCAGCTCACCCACTCCCTGGGAGGGGGCACCGGCTCTGGCATGGGCACCCTGCTCATCAGCAAGATCCGCGAGGAGTACCCTGACCGCATCATGAACACCTTCAGTGTCATGCCCTCACCCAAGGTGTCCGACACGGTGGTGGAGCCCTACAACGCCACCCTGTCAGTCCACCAGCTGGTGGAGAACACTGATGAGACCTTCAGCATCGACAACGAGGCTCTCTATGACATCTGCTTTCGTACCCTCAAACTCACCACACCCACCTACGGAGACCTCAACCACTTGGTGTCGGCCACCATGAGCGGGGTCACCACCTGCTTGCGCTTCCCCGGTCAGCTCAATGCCGACCTCCGCAAACTAGCCGTCAACATGGTGCCCTTCCCCCGCCTCCACTTCTTCATGCCCGGCTTTGCCCCTCTGACCAGCAGGGGGAGCCAGCAGTACCGTGCCCTCTCCGTGCCCGAACTGACCCAGCAGATGTTTGACGCCAAAAACATGATGGCCGCCTGCGACCCTCGCCACGGCCGCTACCTCACTGTTGCCGCCATCTTCCGCGGGCGCATGTCCATGAAGGAGGTGGACGAGCAGATGTTGAGCGTGCAGAACAAGAACAGCAGCTACTTCGTAGAGTGGATCCCCAACAACGTGAAGACGGCCGTCTGCGACATCCCGCCCCGTGGCCTTAAGATGTCCGCCACCTTCATCGGCAACAGCACGGCCATCCAGGAGCTGTTCAGGAGGATCTCTGAGCAGTTCACTGCCATGTTCCGCCGTAAGGCCTTCCTTCACTGGTACACCGGAGAGGGTATGGACGAGATGGAGTTCACTGAGGCTGAGAGCAACATGAATGATCTGGTGTCTGAGTACCAGCAGTACCAGGACGCCACTGCTGACGAAGTGGGCGAGTACGAGGAAGACGAGTTGGAGGATGCGGATCAGGATGTCCAGCAGCACCATGATGTCCGCCACTGA